In the Leptolyngbya sp. BL0902 genome, GTTCAAGTCGCCTTTGGCGATGGTGTGCAAGTCCTACAGCATCAAACTATTCAGAATTATGCAACTTCCTAGGAGTAAAGTCATCAAAAATTCAGCTATTAGACTTTAAGAAAGACTTCTCTTCTTCAATTCGTATTTCATTAGAATCTGCTGACAGTCTATTTGGCATTGAAGATAAGTCAGTTGATTCTATTGTCATAGATCCCCCTTATTATTCGACCATCCAATATTCAGAGATATCAGACTTCTTTTATGTTTGGATGAAGAGAACTTTGGGCGATATTATGCCTGAGCTTTTCTACTCAGAACTCACCGACAAAGACCGCGAAGCCGTCGCCAACCCGTCCCGCTTCCGCAACATGGGCGAGTCTGCCGAAGAACTCGCCAACCGCGACTATGAAGCCAAAATGGCCCTCGCCTTTGCCGAATACTACCGCGTCCTCCGCGACGACGGCGTCATGACCGTCCAGTTCAACCACAAAGACTCCGGTGCCTGGGACGTGCTCGCCAAATCCCTCATCGACGCAGGCTTTGAGATCACCGCCAGTTGGGCCGTTAGCACCGAGAACCCGCAAAACCTGCACCAGGCCCAGAAAAACTCCGTCTCCAGCACCGTCCTCCTCGTCTGCCGCAAGCGCGACCCCAACTCCGGCTCTGCCTGGTGGGATGACCTGCGCCCTGAACTCTCCAACCTGGTCGAGCAACGCGCCCCCGAATTTGAAGCCAACGACATCAGTGGCATCGACCTCTACCTCAGCGCCTTTGGCCCCGCCCTCAACGTCTTTAGCCGTGCATGGCCCGTGCTGGATAGCTCCGGCGAAGAAATGCGCCCCGAAGTGGCCTTTGCCGAAGCCCGCAAAGCCATCGCCAACTACCGCTTCCGCAAACTGCTCGAAGCCGACACCGCCGGATTCGACCCCCTCACCCAGTGGTACATCCTCGCCTGGGATGCCTTCCGCGCCCGCGAGTTCCCCTTCGATGAAGCGCGACAACTCGCCCTCGCCGTCGGTGGATTCAACGTCTCCGACCTGGCCAAAACCCACAAACTAATCGACTCCGCCAGCGGCACCTGCAAACTGCTCACCCCCCAACAGCGCCTCAAAAAACACGCCTTCTCCACCAACCCCGACGACTTTTCCGCCGCCGCCCTGGTCGATGGCCTCCATGCCATCATCGCCCTCTACCTCGAAGAACAAAGCATCGACCCCGTCCGCCGCTTCCTCAAAACCACGGGCCTGCTCAGCAACGACCTCTTCATGCGGGCCTGGGAAGTGGCCCTCAAAGCCATCCCCCCCATCGGCGACGAACGCAAACGCATGGTGGAAGAAAAAGCCCTCGCCGATCTGTGGCTAGCCATGGATGAGATTCAGGCCAAGGTGCTCTACGTGCAGCCGGAGTTGGCGTCGGAAGAGGGGCAGATGGGGCTGTTTTAGATGGGGAGAGGATGCTGAGAGGGGGAGACGGGGAGATGCGGGGACGAAAGGGGAGGGGAGTGATACAGTCAGAACGATGACGAGAGGCCCAGCGTGCTATGACGGCATCTTTACTCCATATTCCTAATTCGCTCCCCCAGGCCGAGCAACGGCTGGTATTGGAGGGCGTGACCTGGCAGCAGTACGATGCCCTGGTGGCGTTGTTTATGAACCAGTTTCCCGCCCTGCGGATGACCTACCTAGAAGGCTCCCTAGAACTGATGACGACCTCTCCTGAGCATGAACGCCTCAAAACCATCATCGCTCGCCTGATCGAAGCCTTCGCTGAAGAACTGGATATAGACCTGAATGGGTATGGCTCGGCCACCTTTCGCAAAGAAGCCGCCGCCCGTGGGTTAGAACCCGATGAATGCTACTGCCTCGGCGAACTCCAAGCGGTGCCCGATATCGCCTTAGAAATTGCCCTCACCAGCGGCGGCATCGATAAGCTTAAGGTTTACCAGGGCTTAGGGGTAAAAGAAGTTTGGTTCTGGGAAAACCAAACACTCAGCCTCTATGGTCTGACAGAAACGGGCGAAGCTTACGAAGCCTTAGCGATCAGCCCACTTTTGCCACAACTCGATATCGCGCTCTTGGCCAGCTATGTTAATAACACCAGCCAAACCCAGGCCGTTAAAGCCTATCGTCAGGCGCTAAGAGAGAGACTGTTTAAGCATGACTAAAGTTCCAAAGTCGAAAAAGAAAACCTTTTGCAGCTTTAGCTATGCCGAAGCCTTCAAACAGCTTAACTTAAACGATCTCGTCCCTTGGGAACTAGACGCGCCCCCGCTGGAACCCAGCGCCTTCTTTCAAGAGCGGCTGCGCCGTTTAGAGCAAACCTTTGACCTAGAAGGCTACGAAGAATCGAAAAAGCTGCTGATCGATGCCATTTGCGAAGAGGCTATCGCCAGCACCGACCATCTTAAAATTTGGAAGGGAGCACAACTCGAAGGCGACACCGCCGCAGGCTACGTCGATTATCTCATCGCTGAGCGAAAGCGGTATTTAGACATTCCCCTACTGTGTATCATCGAAGCCAAAAAAGACGACTTTGAGAAAGGGTTGGCCCAATGCCTAGTCGAAATGCAGGCTTGCCAATGGCAAAATCGCCAATCGGGCCGCGAGATTGATGTCTACGGCATCGTCACCAATGGCCGAGCCTGGCAGTTCTACCGCATGGCCCCAGCAGGCACCGTCTACGAAACCCCCGTTTATTCTACCGGGGATATGGATCTATTACTGGGGCGACTGCGTTATATCTTCCAGCTATGCGAACAGAATCTGGACTAGGGTTTGAACATGTTGAATGCCATTAGACGACAAACCATCGTAAAACCTGGGGGCATCATTGAGCTAACCTTGCCAGAACTGCCAGAAGGGGCTGTCGTGGAGGTGATTGTGTTGTTCCAAGACTCTAGCGAATTGGCTAAAGACACCGCGCAATCGCTCACAAGTCTTATTGGAGAAGCCCCTGGAAGCTTTGCCACTCCCGAAGAGGCTGACCAGTTCATCCGCGAACAAAGGGACGAATGGGATTACTAAAAGATATGTCAATTTTGGAGCTAGCCATGACCTTATCTGCCCAAAAACCGATTGAAACTGAGGCCGATTACGAAAACGCCCTGGCGCGTATAAACAACCTTATGGATGCGGCCCCAGATACCCCCGAATCTGAAGAATTAGATAGGTTGGCTACCCTTGTAGAAGCCTATGAAGATGAGCACTACCCAATTGGCTTACCAGACTCCTCTACATAAACCATGCCATCCCTGCTAAACCAATACCCCTGGAAAATCAGCTACGCCAGCGACACCAGCAACCCCGTCGCCGACTTCTACATCCCGGCCCTAGAGCGGTCTACGCAATATGATCGTAAATCCGGCTTCTTCAACAGCGCTATCCTCAGCCAGGTGGCCGGGGGGCTAGGGGCCTTTCTCGAAAACGAGGGCCACATCCGGCTGATCATGAGCTGCCACCTCAGCAAAACCGACCTCCAGGCCATCCAGCAAGGCTATGCCCTCCGCGATGCCGTTGCCGCCCAATTGGATGCCAACCTGACCCCACCCACAAGCTTCGCCCAACTCAAGCGCCTCGAAATCCTGAGCCGGCTGATTCAGAATGATCGCCTCGATATCCGCATCGCCATCCCCCTGCGCCAGGACGGGCAACCCCTCGACCCCGACGAGGCCATCAACACCCACTACATCTA is a window encoding:
- a CDS encoding DUF1156 domain-containing protein — protein: MSNPTPTRPAVFIEKIFPVNLLNQQVYYEHGGNPFKGLHRWYSRKPLSFSRASVLGSLLPDTVTMEEFEYLLGLDRARPEEHELHRMQRWGRTKLYKTPPSPERIQQVHDLCEQTWGTRTPTVLDAFAGGGSIPFEAVRYGLNVLASDLNPVAVVTMKAAMEYPLKFGPDLQHEIDKWVKWVGDEAEKRLAEFFPSQEGETVQNYLWAHTVVCPHCESEVPLSPNWWIDKSPSAQKKGRWSAAKPVPNMEHKKIDFLVITGKKGNGASIRLPDGEEYFPDDTVTIKRGEGRCLNCEQVIESQYIDEKLLKGEFKHLLYAVIFKRSDGGIGVRLPVEMDLDGISKSDFKLDKIRSASPEAIPSEPLLQGQDTRCFNRGVRRWEQLFNSRQLLTLLTFVEIIKEAKPDIQTQYSLEIAEAIIAYLGIVISRCIDKNSRLTHWNQGKGLPGPENASAQHSLNLMWNYPEVIGSSRLWRWCASPTASNYSELCNFLGVKSSKIQLLDFKKDFSSSIRISLESADSLFGIEDKSVDSIVIDPPYYSTIQYSEISDFFYVWMKRTLGDIMPELFYSELTDKDREAVANPSRFRNMGESAEELANRDYEAKMALAFAEYYRVLRDDGVMTVQFNHKDSGAWDVLAKSLIDAGFEITASWAVSTENPQNLHQAQKNSVSSTVLLVCRKRDPNSGSAWWDDLRPELSNLVEQRAPEFEANDISGIDLYLSAFGPALNVFSRAWPVLDSSGEEMRPEVAFAEARKAIANYRFRKLLEADTAGFDPLTQWYILAWDAFRAREFPFDEARQLALAVGGFNVSDLAKTHKLIDSASGTCKLLTPQQRLKKHAFSTNPDDFSAAALVDGLHAIIALYLEEQSIDPVRRFLKTTGLLSNDLFMRAWEVALKAIPPIGDERKRMVEEKALADLWLAMDEIQAKVLYVQPELASEEGQMGLF
- a CDS encoding type II toxin-antitoxin system HigA family antitoxin, giving the protein MTLSAQKPIETEADYENALARINNLMDAAPDTPESEELDRLATLVEAYEDEHYPIGLPDSST
- a CDS encoding Uma2 family endonuclease, coding for MTASLLHIPNSLPQAEQRLVLEGVTWQQYDALVALFMNQFPALRMTYLEGSLELMTTSPEHERLKTIIARLIEAFAEELDIDLNGYGSATFRKEAAARGLEPDECYCLGELQAVPDIALEIALTSGGIDKLKVYQGLGVKEVWFWENQTLSLYGLTETGEAYEALAISPLLPQLDIALLASYVNNTSQTQAVKAYRQALRERLFKHD